A window of the Fusarium fujikuroi IMI 58289 draft genome, chromosome FFUJ_chr09 genome harbors these coding sequences:
- a CDS encoding related to XPA binding protein — translation MASASTDEASKASSPPVAIVVVGMAGSGKTTFMRRINAHLHQNDQPPYVINLDPAVLSVPFESNIDIRDSVNYEEVMKQYNLGPNGGILTSLNLFATKVDQVVNLLEKRTQPDPEKPDRKPIDRILVDTPGQIEVFVWSASGTILLESLASSFPTVIAYVIDTPRTASTSTFMSNMLYACSILYKTKLPMILVFNKTDVKDAAFAKEWMTDFEAFQEALRKDEESDELGGAEGGGHGGSGYMGSLLNSMSLVLEEFYAHLSVVGVSSRLGTGVDEFFEAVEEKKQEFLRDYLPELEKKRAEREEAKKAAREKELDKMMKGMSVGGLPVAQKEEDEVDVASDDDDDTDSDEEAQKQSLQDRYSAAMDDNEDSVMKDASFAKYLYNQQKQQ, via the exons ATGGCATCTGCCTCCACAGACGAAGCCTCCAAGGCGTCTTCGCCTCCCGTCGCTATTGTCGTGGTCGGCATGGCAG GATCTGGAAAGACTACTTTCATGCGACGTATCAATGCTCACCTCCATCAGAATGATCAACCTCCATATgtcatcaacctcgatcCCGCTGTGTTGTCGGTACCATTCGAGTCCAACATCGATATTCGAGACTCGGTCAACTATGAGGAGGTCATGAAGCAGTACAACCTTGGCCCCAACGGTGGAATTCTCACTTCGCTCAACCTCTTCGCTACAAAGGTTGATCAGGTCGTCAACCTCCTCGAGAAGCGCACCCAGCCCGATCCCGAGAAGCCCGATCGCAAGCCCATCGATAGAATTTTAGTCGACACCCCCGGTCAGATCGAAGTTTTTGTCTGGTCAGCCTCTGGAACCATTCTTCTCGAGTCCCTTGCGTCTTCTTTCCCTACAGTCATCGCCTACGTTATTGATACCCCACGAACTGCTTCCACTTCGACATTCATGTCCAACATGCTCTACGCCTGCTCCATTCTCTACAAGACCAAGCTTCCCATGATTCTCGTCTTCAATAAGACGGATGTCAAGGATGCGGCGTTTGCCAAGGAGTGGATGACCGACTTTGAAGCTTTCCAAGAGGCGCTACGAAAGGATGAAGAATCAGATGAGCTGGGCGGTGCAGAGGGTGGTGGCCATGGTGGAAGCGGATACATGGGCAGCCTGCTTAACTCGATGAGTCTCGTGTTGGAGGAGTTCTACGCACATCTCAGTGTCGTCGGCGTGAGTTCGCGACTAGGTACTGGTGTAGACGAGTTTTTCGAGGccgttgaggagaagaagcaagagtTTCTGCGCGACTACCTCCcggagcttgagaagaagagggcagAGCGTGAGGAGGCAAAGAAGGCTGCACGAGAGAAAGAGCTAGACAAAATGATGAAGGGCATGTCAGTCGGTGGTCTACCAGTCGCacagaaggaagaagacgaggtgGACGTTGccagcgacgacgacgatgatacTGACTCCGACGAAGAGGCTCAGAAGCAGAGTCTTCAAGATCGATATTCAGCCGCCATGGACGATAACGAGGACTCGGTTATGAAGGATGCAAGTTTCGCAAAGTATCTCTATAACCAACAGAAGCAGCAATAA